CCCGGTTCCGCTCTGCCGGCATCGGGAATTTCCATCGAGAGCCCCTGAAGAGCGAAGGAGAACCTGCTATGTCCGTTATCAATAAGACCCTGGTCGGTGAATCGCTGGTCGGCGAAGGCAACGAAGTCGCGCATATCGACCTCATCATGGGACCGCGCGGCTCCGCGGCCGAAGCGGCCTTCTGCAACGCCCTCGTCAACAACAAGGACGGCTTCACCAGCCTGCTCGCGGTCGTCGCACCCAACTTGGCTGTCAAGCCGAACACCGTGCTGTTCAACAAGGTGACCATCAAGGGCGCCAAACAGGCCGTGCAGATGTTCGGTCCGGCCCAGCGCGGTGTCGCCATGGCCGTTGCCGATTGTGTCGAAGACGGTACGATCCCGGCGAGCGAGGCCGACGACACCTTCATTTGTGTCGGCGTCTTCATCCACTGGGATGCC
The sequence above is drawn from the Thiocapsa rosea genome and encodes:
- the fae gene encoding formaldehyde-activating enzyme, giving the protein MSVINKTLVGESLVGEGNEVAHIDLIMGPRGSAAEAAFCNALVNNKDGFTSLLAVVAPNLAVKPNTVLFNKVTIKGAKQAVQMFGPAQRGVAMAVADCVEDGTIPASEADDTFICVGVFIHWDAEDDTKIQDYNYQATKESIQRAVAGEPTAKDVVARKGSEAHPFAAHV